From the genome of Tsukamurella pulmonis:
GAAGCGCTCGGGGGAGTCGAGGGCGAGATCGCCGAAGACCTCGTCGGTGGAGATGTGGTGCAGCCGCACGTCGTGCCGGCGCGCCGCGTCGAGGAGGACGGCGGTGCCGCGGATGTTGGTGTCGAGGAACGGCCACGGGTCGCGCAGCGAGTTGTCGTTGTGGGTGTCGGCGGCGAAGTTGACGACGGTGTCGGCGTCGGCGAGCAGGTCGTCGACGACGGACGGGTCGGTGATCGACCCCTTGACGAAGGCGATCGACTCCCGCACGTCGTCGAGCGTGGCCTCGCTGGCCGCGTAGGTGAGCGCGTCCAGGACCGTGATCCGCACGTCGGGACGGGTCGCGACGGTGCGGCGGACGAAGTTCGCGCCGATGAAGCCGGCGCCGCCGGTGACCACGATGTGCATGGGGACAGATTAGTGGGGTTGCAAGGGCGCGTCGAACCAGCGCAGCAGCCGCACCGGCGATTCCGGCTCGGCCGCAGCCAGTGCCGTCCACGCCTGCTCGGCCAGCGCGCGGGCGCGAGCTCCGATCCAGTCCTCCGGCAACAGTTCCGGAGGCAGAAGCGGGTCGGGCTCGTGCGCGCGGGTGAACTCCGCGACGAGCCCGATGGACAGGGCCAGCCGTTCGGCGTGCGGCGCGGCGGGTGTGCGGGTGAGCGTCCGGCTCGCGCGGTCCGCCAGCCGGCGGTGCCCGTCGGCGAGCCGGTCCAGTGGCCACAGGCGGCGCGCGGCCGCCGCGCCGCGGTCGCCGCCGACGGTGAGGTCGGTGCTGGTCAGCGTGGTGAGGTAGGTGTCCGCGCCGGCCGTCCCGGCGGCGACGCGCAACCGCTTCTCCCAGGCATGGGCGCAGGCGTACAGGCCGCCCTGCACCGGCGCGCCGCCCAGCGCGAGGATCGCGTCGCGCAGCACCGTGCGCGCCTCGCGTTCGGACTCCGGCACCGCGAAGCCAGCGAGGTGCCAGACGCCGTCCCACGGTGCGTCGCCGCGGTCCTGCGCGTAGGCCAGCCGGATGTGTGCGCGATCGGGTTCGATGCCCGCGCGGGTCGCGTCCGTCGCGGTGAGTACCGCGCCCCGGCCCCGCCCGGTGACCGTGAACCGGCCCTCGGAGATCAGTCGTTTGATCGCCAGGCGCACCTGCTGATCACTCATGTCGAGCGCCTCGGCGACCGCGTACAGTTCCCCGCCGTCGATCGTGGCGTCCTCGCGCAGCATCGCCTCGATGAGCGCGCGCGTCGAGATCACTCCCTCAGCCACCCGGCCTCCTCGTCGACGATCATCCGTGTTCCGGGGAACGCTACCGCCAGGTCCGCGAACAGGCGCGGACCGTCGAGCAGGGCGTCCGGCGGGTGGACGCCGGGGCGGCGCACCGCCGGCAGCTGCGCCGCAGCGAGTGCCGCGGGGACACCGGTGACGGCCGCCATGTCCTGCAGCAGCGCACCGTCGGTCTCCAGACGGGCGCAGACCCGGAGGTCCCGCCCGCCGACGGTCCCGTCGGCCGCCGCGAAGAAGGGCGGCAGGGTGCCGGCTCCGCGTCGCGTCCACGCTCCCGGTAGCGAGCGCAGGACCCTCGACCACGAGGGCGGTTCCAGGAGCTCCGCGGCCCCGTCGGGTGTGAGTCGCCCGCCGTCGATCTCGCGCCGGAGCACGTCGAGGTAGGCGGCGGTGCCCGGTCGCAGCAGCATGAGACAGGCCGATTCGCCCGACGGTGCGACGGTGCGGCGCAGGGTGATCGGTTCCGGATGGCCGACGGTGTACGCGGTGCCGCGCCGGCCGCCCGGCAGGGTCAGCCGGACGGCGCGCAGTGGTGCTCGGCGGACCGGGGCGCCGGCCGCGAGCTCGACGACGGTGCCGCTGCACTGGTGCATCCAGTGGACGCCCGCCGCACCCGGCATCGTGCCTCCGCCTGTGCCGGCGGCGCCCGCGGCATCGACCGGCCACGCGGTGTAGAGGTCGCGCACCCGGTCCAGCCGCGCGGCGGCCGCCGCGGCGAGGAGCGTACTGAGGCCGGGGCTGGCGCCCGCGCCGATGACGGCGCAGATCCCGGCCGCACGCGCGGCACCGTCGAGCTCGAGGAACTCTGCGGTGGGTTCCCAGTCGTCGCAGATGTCCATGTAGTCGGTTCCGGTGTCGACGGCCGCGCGCAGCACGTCGGCGCCGAAGCGGTAGTACGGCCCGACAGTGCTCAGCACCACGTCGACGTCCGCCAGGAACCCGCGGAGCGCGACACCGTCGGCGACGTCGACACGGCGGGCCGTGGCCGCGGGCAGCGCCGCCGCGACGCTCTCGGCGCGGGCCCGGTCGAGGTCCGCGACCACGAGGTCGTCGACACCGGGAAGCGCGGCGAGGGTCTGCGCGGCGC
Proteins encoded in this window:
- a CDS encoding saccharopine dehydrogenase NADP-binding domain-containing protein; amino-acid sequence: MRFAVLGAGAMGSRAAQTLAALPGVDDLVVADLDRARAESVAAALPAATARRVDVADGVALRGFLADVDVVLSTVGPYYRFGADVLRAAVDTGTDYMDICDDWEPTAEFLELDGAARAAGICAVIGAGASPGLSTLLAAAAAARLDRVRDLYTAWPVDAAGAAGTGGGTMPGAAGVHWMHQCSGTVVELAAGAPVRRAPLRAVRLTLPGGRRGTAYTVGHPEPITLRRTVAPSGESACLMLLRPGTAAYLDVLRREIDGGRLTPDGAAELLEPPSWSRVLRSLPGAWTRRGAGTLPPFFAAADGTVGGRDLRVCARLETDGALLQDMAAVTGVPAALAAAQLPAVRRPGVHPPDALLDGPRLFADLAVAFPGTRMIVDEEAGWLRE
- a CDS encoding PaaX family transcriptional regulator C-terminal domain-containing protein; protein product: MLREDATIDGGELYAVAEALDMSDQQVRLAIKRLISEGRFTVTGRGRGAVLTATDATRAGIEPDRAHIRLAYAQDRGDAPWDGVWHLAGFAVPESEREARTVLRDAILALGGAPVQGGLYACAHAWEKRLRVAAGTAGADTYLTTLTSTDLTVGGDRGAAAARRLWPLDRLADGHRRLADRASRTLTRTPAAPHAERLALSIGLVAEFTRAHEPDPLLPPELLPEDWIGARARALAEQAWTALAAAEPESPVRLLRWFDAPLQPH